From Streptomyces durmitorensis, a single genomic window includes:
- a CDS encoding valine--tRNA ligase yields MTENTQQQNPAPTTELPTQYAPAEVEGTLYERWVERGYFSADAASEKPPYTVVIPPPNVTGSLHLGHAFEHTLIDALTRRKRMQGFETLWQPGMDHAGIATQNVVERELAKEGKSRHDLGREEFIERVWKWKGESGGQISGQMRRLGDGVDWDRERFTMDEGLSQSVQTIFKRLYDDELIYRAERIINWCPRCLTAISDIEVEYQDDDGELVSLKYGDGDETVVVATTRAETMLGDTAIAVHPDDERYKHLVGKLIKLPLTDRSIPVVADEHVDPEFGTGCVKVTPAHDPNDFEIGQRHDLPNIAVMDEHAVITVPGPFQGLDRLEARSAIVGALRAEGRIVAEKRPYSHSVGHCSRCKTTIEPRLSMQWWVKVAPLAKAAGDAVRDGKVAIHPQEMEKRYFDWVDNLHDWCISRQLWWGHRIPVWYGPSGEVVCVGPDDEAPTGEGWTQDSDVLDTWFSSGLWPFSTLGWPEETDSLAKFYPNSVLVTGYDILFFWVARMMMFGLYAMDGTPPFHTIVLHGMVRDQFGKKMSKSFGNAVNPLDWMDKYGSDAVRFTLARGANPGVDVPIGEDWVQGSRNFANKIWNATRFALMNGATIEGELPPAEQLSATDRWILSRLNATVAEVDALYDDYQFAKLSDALFHFAWDEVFDWYVELSKTTFMGGGDAAKVSGRVLGEVLDVTLRLLHPIVPFVTETLWTTLTGRESLVIAEWPSDSGFRDAAAEQEIETLQQVITEVRRFRADQGLQPGQKVPARLSLDGTTLAKHEGAIRQLLRLQPEGEGFAATATLPVSGATVALDLSGTIDVAAERKRLAKDLAAAEKEKAQATAKLGNEAFLAKAPDNVVDKIRGRLTKADADISRLQAQLDGLPQA; encoded by the coding sequence GTGACCGAGAACACTCAGCAGCAGAATCCAGCGCCCACCACCGAACTGCCGACCCAGTACGCGCCGGCCGAGGTAGAGGGGACGCTGTACGAGCGCTGGGTAGAACGCGGCTACTTCTCCGCCGACGCGGCGAGCGAGAAGCCCCCGTACACCGTCGTCATCCCGCCGCCGAACGTCACGGGATCCCTGCACCTGGGCCACGCCTTCGAGCACACGCTCATCGACGCCCTCACCCGCCGCAAGCGCATGCAGGGCTTCGAGACGCTGTGGCAGCCGGGCATGGACCACGCCGGCATCGCCACGCAGAACGTCGTGGAGCGTGAGCTCGCCAAGGAGGGCAAGTCCCGCCACGACCTGGGGCGCGAGGAGTTCATCGAGCGCGTCTGGAAGTGGAAGGGCGAGTCCGGCGGGCAGATCTCCGGGCAGATGCGCCGCCTCGGTGACGGCGTCGACTGGGACCGTGAGCGGTTCACCATGGACGAGGGCCTCTCCCAGTCCGTCCAGACCATCTTCAAGAGGCTCTACGACGACGAGCTGATCTACCGCGCCGAGCGCATCATCAACTGGTGCCCGCGCTGTCTGACGGCCATCTCGGACATCGAGGTCGAGTACCAGGACGACGACGGCGAGCTCGTCTCCCTGAAGTACGGCGACGGTGACGAGACCGTCGTCGTCGCGACCACCCGCGCCGAGACGATGCTCGGTGACACCGCCATCGCCGTCCACCCGGACGACGAGCGGTACAAGCACCTCGTCGGCAAGCTGATCAAGCTGCCGCTGACCGACCGCTCGATCCCGGTCGTCGCGGACGAGCACGTCGACCCCGAGTTCGGCACGGGCTGCGTCAAGGTGACCCCGGCGCACGACCCGAACGACTTCGAGATCGGCCAGCGTCACGACCTGCCGAACATCGCGGTCATGGACGAGCACGCGGTCATCACGGTCCCTGGTCCCTTCCAGGGCCTCGACCGCCTGGAGGCCCGCTCCGCCATCGTCGGCGCCCTGCGCGCCGAGGGCCGCATCGTCGCCGAGAAGCGCCCGTACTCGCACTCGGTCGGCCACTGCTCGCGCTGCAAGACCACCATCGAGCCGCGCCTGTCGATGCAGTGGTGGGTCAAGGTCGCCCCGCTCGCGAAGGCCGCCGGTGACGCGGTCCGCGACGGCAAGGTCGCGATCCACCCGCAGGAGATGGAGAAGCGCTACTTCGACTGGGTCGACAACCTCCACGACTGGTGCATCTCGCGTCAGCTGTGGTGGGGCCACCGGATTCCGGTCTGGTACGGCCCGAGCGGCGAGGTCGTCTGCGTCGGGCCCGACGACGAGGCGCCCACCGGTGAGGGCTGGACCCAGGACAGCGACGTCCTCGACACGTGGTTCTCGTCCGGCCTGTGGCCGTTCTCCACGCTCGGCTGGCCCGAGGAGACCGACAGCCTCGCGAAGTTCTATCCGAACTCCGTCCTGGTCACCGGCTACGACATCCTCTTCTTCTGGGTCGCCCGGATGATGATGTTCGGCCTGTACGCGATGGACGGCACCCCGCCGTTCCACACGATCGTGCTGCACGGCATGGTCCGCGACCAGTTCGGCAAGAAGATGTCGAAGTCCTTCGGCAACGCGGTCAACCCGCTCGACTGGATGGACAAGTACGGCTCGGACGCCGTCCGCTTCACGCTGGCCCGCGGCGCCAACCCCGGCGTCGACGTGCCGATCGGCGAGGACTGGGTCCAGGGCTCGCGGAACTTCGCCAACAAGATCTGGAACGCCACGCGCTTCGCGCTGATGAACGGCGCCACGATCGAGGGCGAACTGCCGCCCGCCGAGCAGCTGTCGGCGACGGACCGCTGGATCCTGTCCCGGCTGAACGCGACGGTCGCCGAGGTCGACGCGCTCTACGACGACTACCAGTTCGCCAAGCTGTCGGACGCCCTCTTCCACTTCGCGTGGGACGAGGTCTTCGACTGGTACGTCGAGCTGTCCAAGACGACCTTCATGGGCGGCGGCGACGCGGCGAAGGTCTCGGGCCGCGTCCTGGGCGAGGTCCTCGACGTGACGCTGCGCCTGCTGCACCCGATCGTCCCGTTCGTGACGGAGACGCTCTGGACGACCCTCACCGGCCGCGAGTCCCTCGTGATCGCCGAGTGGCCCTCCGACAGCGGCTTCCGTGACGCCGCGGCCGAGCAGGAGATCGAGACCCTCCAGCAGGTCATCACCGAGGTCCGCCGCTTCCGCGCCGACCAGGGCCTGCAGCCGGGCCAGAAGGTCCCGGCCCGGCTGTCCCTCGACGGCACGACGCTGGCCAAGCACGAGGGCGCCATCCGTCAGCTCCTGCGCCTCCAGCCGGAGGGCGAGGGCTTCGCGGCCACCGCCACGCTGCCGGTCTCGGGCGCCACGGTCGCGCTCGACCTGTCCGGCACGATCGACGTCGCGGCGGAGCGCAAGCGCCTCGCCAAGGACCTCGCGGCGGCCGAGAAGGAGAAGGCGCAGGCCACGGCGAAGCTCGGCAACGAAGCGTTCCTGGCCAAGGCGCCGGACAACGTGGTCGACAAGATCCGCGGCCGCCTCACCAAGGCGGACGCCGACATCAGCCGGCTGCAGGCCCAGCTGGACGGCCTGCCGCAGGCCTAG
- a CDS encoding sensor histidine kinase gives MHDLPAAEAFRQATAAGRRLAGRWVRAPRVQDALTALSCLALMSLDIPGLAEADNSLNGPLAALVLACGAASLLLRRTAPWVTYAVALALIGWLHELTLAQFALYSLGRYRGRLAGTVGVIGYVAFAYVMFTLPGWPVHRGDTLSSFLSLVVPIGVLAAGVGVAANRQDLVRALQAQRAETDALHAVQQERSRIARDVHDFVGRELTLLSVRSQVLARRATGGAFEEGFEELSETARSAHRMLNEIIVRRGVDGAPTPGLDALPELAERSERAGTPVDLLIDGSAYRLSPIRQAAVHRVVQECLTNAAKHAPGERVDVRVEVVAGHLRVTVRNALSAAAPASSPVSAGTGTAGMAERVHTVGGSFSAGPLRGAYEVLATLPAGDVA, from the coding sequence ATGCACGACCTGCCCGCCGCCGAGGCGTTCCGCCAGGCGACGGCTGCGGGCCGTCGCCTCGCCGGGCGCTGGGTACGCGCGCCCCGGGTGCAGGACGCTCTCACGGCACTGAGCTGCCTGGCCCTGATGAGCCTGGACATCCCCGGCCTGGCCGAGGCCGACAACTCCCTCAACGGCCCGCTCGCGGCCCTGGTCCTGGCCTGCGGCGCGGCGTCCCTGCTGCTGCGCAGGACCGCGCCCTGGGTGACGTACGCGGTGGCCCTCGCGCTCATCGGCTGGCTGCACGAGCTGACCCTGGCCCAGTTCGCGCTGTACTCCCTCGGCAGGTATCGCGGCCGTCTCGCCGGCACGGTCGGCGTGATCGGCTACGTGGCTTTCGCGTACGTGATGTTCACCCTGCCCGGCTGGCCGGTGCACCGCGGGGACACCTTGAGCTCCTTCCTCAGCCTGGTCGTGCCGATCGGGGTGCTGGCGGCGGGGGTCGGGGTCGCGGCCAACCGGCAGGACCTGGTCCGTGCGCTGCAGGCGCAGCGGGCGGAGACGGACGCGTTGCACGCGGTGCAGCAGGAGCGGTCCCGTATCGCACGGGACGTGCACGACTTCGTCGGCCGTGAGCTGACGCTGTTGAGCGTGCGCTCGCAGGTGCTTGCGCGCCGGGCGACGGGCGGGGCCTTCGAGGAGGGTTTCGAGGAGCTCTCCGAGACGGCGCGGTCGGCGCACCGGATGCTGAACGAGATCATCGTGCGGCGGGGCGTGGACGGCGCCCCGACGCCGGGCCTGGACGCGCTCCCCGAACTCGCGGAGCGCAGCGAGCGGGCAGGCACTCCGGTCGACCTCCTGATCGACGGGTCGGCCTACCGCCTGTCGCCCATCCGGCAGGCGGCGGTGCACCGGGTGGTGCAGGAGTGTCTGACGAATGCGGCGAAGCATGCGCCGGGGGAGCGGGTGGATGTGCGGGTGGAGGTCGTCGCCGGCCACCTGCGCGTGACCGTACGCAACGCCCTGTCCGCCGCTGCTCCGGCCTCGTCGCCCGTCTCCGCGGGCACGGGTACCGCCGGTATGGCTGAGCGGGTTCACACGGTGGGCGGGAGCTTCTCGGCGGGGCCGCTGCGCGGGGCTTACGAGGTCCTTGCGACGCTTCCGGCGGGGGACGTGGCCTGA
- a CDS encoding rod shape-determining protein encodes MDIGIDLGTANTLLYVRGQGIVLNEPSVVAVKEGARTALAVGTEAKETIGRTPGSITAIRPLRDGVISDYEAAEEMIRHFVRKAVPGRRPRTRMVVCVPSGVTPVERRAIVHAAQRAGARAVHLVEEPMAAAIGAGLPVAEPRGSMVVDIGGGTTEVAVISLGGIVTAQSLRVGGDRLDEAITNFVRKEHGLLIGERTAEDIKVAIGSAWPVPGDEALESRTFTVRGREKVRGLPKTVELTVPEVRAALDEPVEAVIAAVRTTLEECPPELSGDVMEHGIVLTGGGALLPALDLRMASATGIPVFVADDPLDSVAMGCGKCVEDFDGLERVMSAA; translated from the coding sequence ATGGACATAGGCATCGACCTCGGCACAGCGAACACCCTTCTCTACGTCCGCGGTCAGGGGATCGTGCTCAACGAACCGTCCGTGGTCGCCGTCAAGGAGGGCGCGCGGACGGCTCTCGCCGTCGGCACGGAGGCCAAGGAGACGATCGGCCGTACGCCGGGCTCCATCACCGCGATCCGCCCGCTGCGGGACGGCGTGATCAGCGACTACGAAGCCGCCGAGGAGATGATCAGGCACTTCGTGCGCAAGGCGGTGCCGGGGCGCCGTCCTCGTACGCGGATGGTGGTGTGCGTGCCGAGCGGCGTCACGCCGGTCGAGCGGCGGGCCATCGTGCACGCGGCGCAGCGGGCGGGGGCCCGTGCCGTGCACCTGGTGGAGGAACCGATGGCGGCGGCGATCGGCGCGGGACTCCCGGTGGCGGAGCCGCGGGGCTCCATGGTGGTCGACATCGGCGGCGGCACGACGGAGGTGGCCGTCATCTCTCTGGGCGGTATCGTCACGGCGCAGTCGCTGCGGGTGGGCGGGGACCGCCTGGACGAGGCGATCACGAACTTCGTGCGCAAGGAGCACGGACTGCTGATCGGCGAACGGACGGCGGAGGACATCAAGGTCGCGATCGGCTCGGCGTGGCCCGTGCCGGGGGACGAGGCGCTGGAGTCCCGGACGTTCACCGTGCGGGGGCGGGAGAAGGTGCGGGGGCTTCCGAAGACGGTGGAGCTGACGGTGCCGGAGGTGCGGGCCGCTCTCGACGAGCCGGTGGAGGCGGTGATCGCCGCGGTGCGGACGACGCTGGAGGAGTGCCCGCCGGAGCTTTCGGGGGACGTCATGGAGCACGGCATCGTGCTGACGGGCGGGGGCGCGCTCCTGCCGGCCCTGGACCTGCGGATGGCTTCGGCTACCGGGATTCCGGTGTTCGTGGCCGATGATCCGCTGGACAGTGTGGCGATGGGGTGCGGGAAGTGCGTGGAGGACTTCGACGGGTTGGAGCGGGTGATGTCCGCGGCGTAG
- the folC gene encoding bifunctional tetrahydrofolate synthase/dihydrofolate synthase, whose protein sequence is MSDLPPPDSEHPDRDDRDGRDDSDDRFAEIVEAETDRDPDLAVIEAGSRTLRTQAGPPQGDIPSRPTDPEVDKALREVETELASRWGETKLEPSVSRISALMDILGEPQRAYPSIHITGTNGKTSTARMIEALFSAFELRTGRYTSPHVQSITERISLDGAPIEAERFVETYNDIKPYVEMVDAKEEYRLSFFEVLTGMAYAAFADAPVDVAVVEVGMGGSWDATNVIDGSVAVVTPIDLDHTDRLGNTPGEIAAEKAGIIKPDATVILAQQPVDAAQVLLKKAVEVDATVAREGLEFGIVSRTVAVGGQLLTLRGLGGEYEEVFLPLHGAYQAHNAAVALAAVEAFFGIGSQHARPLDIDTIRKAFASVSSPGRLEVVRTSPTVVLDAAHNPAGARATAEAVSEVFDFSNLIGVVAASDGKDMKGLLEAFEPIFAEVVITQNSSHRAMDADTLAGLAVEVFGDERVQVEPRLPDALEAAITLAEEEGEYAGGGVLVTGSVITVGEARLLLGRG, encoded by the coding sequence GTGAGTGACCTCCCCCCGCCTGACAGCGAGCACCCCGACCGCGACGACCGCGACGGCCGTGACGACAGCGACGACCGTTTCGCCGAGATCGTCGAAGCCGAGACCGACCGTGACCCCGACCTCGCCGTGATCGAGGCGGGCAGCCGCACCCTGCGTACCCAGGCGGGCCCGCCCCAGGGCGACATCCCCTCCCGCCCCACCGACCCGGAGGTGGACAAGGCGCTGCGCGAGGTCGAGACAGAGCTCGCGAGCCGCTGGGGCGAGACGAAGCTCGAGCCCTCCGTCAGCCGCATCTCCGCGCTTATGGACATCCTGGGCGAGCCCCAGCGCGCGTACCCCTCGATCCACATCACCGGCACGAACGGCAAGACGTCCACGGCCCGCATGATCGAGGCCCTGTTCAGCGCCTTCGAGCTGCGCACCGGGCGTTACACCTCGCCGCACGTCCAGTCGATCACCGAGCGGATCAGCCTGGACGGCGCCCCCATCGAGGCCGAGCGCTTCGTGGAGACGTACAACGACATCAAGCCGTACGTGGAGATGGTCGACGCCAAGGAGGAGTACAGGCTCTCCTTCTTCGAGGTGCTCACGGGCATGGCGTACGCCGCCTTCGCGGACGCCCCCGTGGACGTCGCCGTCGTCGAGGTCGGCATGGGCGGCAGCTGGGACGCGACGAACGTGATCGACGGCTCGGTCGCCGTCGTCACGCCCATCGACCTGGACCACACCGACCGCCTGGGCAATACGCCGGGCGAGATCGCCGCCGAGAAGGCCGGCATCATCAAGCCGGACGCCACGGTGATCCTGGCCCAGCAGCCGGTGGACGCGGCGCAGGTGCTCCTGAAGAAGGCCGTCGAGGTCGACGCGACGGTGGCCCGCGAGGGCCTGGAGTTCGGCATCGTCTCCCGCACGGTGGCGGTCGGCGGCCAGCTCCTGACCCTGCGCGGTCTCGGCGGGGAGTACGAAGAAGTCTTCCTGCCGCTCCACGGCGCGTACCAAGCGCACAACGCCGCCGTCGCGCTCGCCGCGGTGGAGGCGTTCTTCGGCATCGGCTCGCAGCACGCGCGCCCGCTCGACATCGACACCATCCGCAAGGCCTTCGCCTCGGTCTCGTCGCCGGGCCGCCTGGAGGTCGTGCGCACCTCGCCGACCGTCGTCCTGGACGCCGCGCACAATCCGGCGGGTGCCCGCGCCACCGCCGAGGCGGTCAGCGAGGTCTTCGACTTCAGCAACCTGATCGGCGTGGTCGCGGCGAGCGACGGCAAGGACATGAAGGGGCTGCTCGAAGCCTTCGAGCCGATCTTCGCCGAGGTCGTCATCACGCAGAACTCCAGCCACCGCGCGATGGACGCGGACACGCTGGCCGGGCTCGCCGTCGAGGTCTTCGGCGACGAGCGCGTCCAGGTCGAGCCGCGCCTGCCGGACGCGCTGGAGGCCGCGATCACCCTCGCCGAGGAAGAGGGCGAGTACGCGGGCGGCGGCGTCCTTGTCACCGGCTCCGTCATCACCGTCGGCGAGGCCCGACTGCTCCTGGGGAGGGGCTGA
- a CDS encoding DUF4233 domain-containing protein, whose translation MRTLCASTLIGEFFVIGFAGLVAMKDPDLSMGTVWTVSGIAMLFCVLLCGMITRPGGVQLGWALQIALIASGFVVPIMFFMGAVFAALWWASLHFGQKIDEAKARFAAQAESGAESGAGAGAEAGA comes from the coding sequence GTGCGTACGCTCTGTGCTTCGACGCTGATCGGCGAGTTCTTCGTCATCGGCTTCGCCGGTCTGGTCGCCATGAAGGACCCGGACCTGTCGATGGGCACGGTCTGGACGGTCAGCGGCATCGCGATGCTGTTCTGCGTCCTGCTGTGCGGAATGATCACCCGGCCCGGCGGGGTGCAGCTGGGCTGGGCGCTGCAGATCGCGCTCATCGCGAGCGGGTTCGTCGTGCCGATCATGTTCTTCATGGGCGCGGTGTTCGCCGCGCTGTGGTGGGCCTCGCTGCACTTCGGCCAGAAGATCGACGAAGCGAAGGCCAGGTTCGCGGCGCAGGCCGAGTCCGGTGCCGAGTCCGGGGCCGGGGCCGGGGCCGAGGCAGGGGCCTAG
- the ndk gene encoding nucleoside-diphosphate kinase, giving the protein MTQRTLVLLKPDTVRRGLIGEIIGRIERKAGWTISALELRSLDQETLEQHYGEHKGKPFYEPLVAFMSSGPVVALVVEGERVIEGVRALAGPTDPIAAAPGSIRGDFGSIVRENLIHASDSEESAERELKIFFPGVV; this is encoded by the coding sequence ATGACCCAGCGCACTCTCGTCCTGCTCAAGCCCGACACCGTCCGTCGTGGCCTGATCGGCGAGATCATCGGCCGTATCGAGCGCAAGGCGGGCTGGACGATCTCCGCGCTCGAGCTGCGTTCGCTCGACCAGGAGACGCTGGAGCAGCACTACGGCGAGCACAAGGGCAAGCCCTTCTACGAGCCGCTGGTCGCCTTCATGTCCTCCGGTCCGGTCGTCGCGCTCGTCGTCGAGGGCGAGCGTGTCATCGAGGGCGTGCGCGCCCTCGCGGGTCCGACCGACCCGATCGCCGCGGCGCCCGGCTCCATCCGGGGCGACTTCGGCTCCATCGTCCGGGAGAACCTGATCCACGCCTCGGACTCCGAGGAGTCCGCCGAGCGCGAGCTGAAGATCTTCTTCCCGGGTGTCGTCTGA
- a CDS encoding rod shape-determining protein, translated as MSFIGRDMAVDLGTANTLVYVRGRGIVLNEPSVVAINTNTGGILAVGAEAKKMIGRTPGNIVAVRPLKDGVIADFEITERMLRYFILKIHKRRYLARPRVVVCVPSGITGVERRAVIEASSQAGARQVHIIEEPMAAAIGSGLPVHEATGNMVVDIGGGTTEVAVISLGGIVTAQSIRVAGDELDNAIIQHIKKEYSLLLGERTAEQIKITIGSAYDMDADEHTEIRGRDLVSGLPKTVVISAAEVRKAIEEPVNAIVDAVKTTLDKCPPELSGDVMDRGIVLTGGGALLRGLDERLRRETGMPIHIAEDPLDSVALGSGKCVEEFEALQQVLDASPRR; from the coding sequence ATGTCGTTCATCGGCCGTGACATGGCTGTCGACCTCGGGACCGCCAACACGCTGGTGTACGTCAGGGGTCGGGGGATCGTTCTCAACGAACCGTCCGTCGTCGCGATCAACACCAACACCGGTGGCATCCTCGCTGTCGGCGCCGAAGCCAAGAAGATGATCGGTCGCACGCCGGGCAACATCGTTGCCGTGCGACCGCTGAAGGACGGCGTCATCGCCGACTTCGAGATCACCGAGCGGATGCTCCGCTACTTCATCCTGAAGATCCACAAGCGGCGCTATCTCGCCCGCCCGCGCGTGGTCGTCTGTGTGCCTTCCGGCATCACCGGAGTCGAGCGCCGCGCCGTCATCGAGGCCTCCTCGCAGGCCGGCGCCCGCCAGGTGCACATCATCGAGGAGCCCATGGCCGCCGCCATCGGTTCCGGCCTGCCGGTCCACGAGGCCACGGGCAACATGGTGGTCGACATCGGCGGTGGCACCACCGAGGTCGCCGTCATCTCGCTCGGCGGAATCGTCACGGCACAGTCGATCCGTGTCGCGGGCGACGAGCTGGACAACGCGATCATCCAGCACATCAAGAAGGAGTACTCCCTCCTCCTCGGCGAGCGCACGGCCGAGCAGATCAAGATCACCATCGGTTCGGCGTACGACATGGACGCCGACGAGCACACCGAGATCCGCGGCCGGGACCTGGTCTCCGGGCTGCCCAAGACCGTCGTCATCTCCGCCGCCGAGGTCCGCAAGGCCATCGAGGAGCCGGTCAACGCGATCGTGGACGCGGTGAAGACGACCCTCGACAAGTGCCCGCCGGAACTCTCCGGTGACGTGATGGACCGCGGCATCGTTCTCACAGGAGGCGGCGCCCTGCTGCGCGGCCTCGACGAGCGCCTCCGTCGCGAGACGGGCATGCCGATCCACATCGCCGAGGACCCGCTGGACAGCGTGGCGCTCGGCTCCGGCAAGTGTGTCGAGGAGTTCGAGGCGCTCCAGCAAGTGCTCGACGCATCACCGCGCCGCTGA
- the mreC gene encoding rod shape-determining protein MreC: protein MRDTRESRLLLVLLIAIAFALITVDIRGGEDSPVDGARQAAATVFGPVEDGVSSAVDPVGNAIGAVRDSGDRHDRIAELTRQNAALKAKLGSDDRNRSRIRQLDSMLKSAGAGQYGIKGAEVIGIGAAQGFSWTVTIDAGANDGLKRDMTVLNGDGLVGRVTTVGPGTATVLLANDPDFTVGTRMEKTDELGFATGQGDRPLSVQMLNGKAKVKKGDRLVTFGSQADKPFVPGVPVGEVVRVDPSGGDLTRNIYIKPYVGFTKLDIVGVVVEAPREDPRDTVLPKKPAKPKPTPTVTVTATPSGQPPADGVDNGNEQ, encoded by the coding sequence GTGAGGGACACACGAGAGAGCCGGCTGCTCCTGGTGCTGCTGATCGCCATCGCGTTCGCTTTGATCACGGTGGACATCCGTGGTGGCGAGGACTCGCCGGTCGACGGTGCCCGCCAGGCCGCCGCCACGGTCTTCGGTCCGGTCGAGGACGGAGTGTCGTCCGCCGTAGACCCGGTCGGCAACGCCATCGGCGCGGTACGGGACTCCGGCGACCGGCATGACCGGATCGCCGAACTCACGCGGCAGAACGCCGCGTTGAAGGCGAAGCTCGGCAGCGACGACCGCAATCGCAGTCGGATCAGACAGCTGGACAGCATGCTCAAGAGCGCCGGTGCCGGTCAGTACGGCATCAAGGGCGCCGAGGTCATCGGCATAGGAGCGGCCCAGGGCTTCTCCTGGACCGTCACCATCGACGCCGGCGCCAACGACGGACTCAAGCGCGACATGACCGTCCTGAACGGCGACGGTCTGGTCGGCCGCGTCACCACGGTCGGCCCCGGCACCGCGACCGTTCTGCTCGCCAACGACCCCGACTTCACCGTCGGCACCCGCATGGAGAAGACCGACGAGCTCGGCTTCGCCACCGGACAGGGCGACCGCCCGCTCTCGGTGCAGATGCTCAACGGCAAGGCCAAGGTCAAGAAGGGCGACCGCCTGGTCACCTTCGGCTCGCAGGCCGACAAGCCGTTCGTGCCGGGCGTGCCCGTCGGCGAGGTCGTCCGCGTCGACCCCTCGGGCGGCGACCTGACGCGCAACATCTACATCAAGCCGTACGTCGGCTTCACCAAGCTGGACATCGTCGGCGTCGTCGTCGAGGCGCCCCGCGAGGACCCGCGCGACACGGTCCTGCCGAAGAAGCCCGCCAAGCCGAAGCCGACCCCGACGGTGACCGTCACGGCCACCCCGTCAGGACAGCCCCCGGCCGACGGCGTCGACAACGGCAACGAGCAGTAG
- the mreD gene encoding rod shape-determining protein MreD, translated as MRFNRILLSTTLVVVALVIQVSVLARLQLPGAVPDLVLLTVLGLALVYGHVGGALVGFGAGLLADLAPPADHAAGRYALVLCVVGYLAGLAKPETGRLRSATGPLVVVVGAAIGSTLLYAGVGALVGDTAARHVGLGGLLFTAALYDLLLAPFTVPLIIALARRAENDPLGENSPANKTTDVSSGWLSSGTGLRIGNQRGGLRMKAAKARVARAGRIKGVKRL; from the coding sequence ATGCGCTTCAACCGAATCCTGCTCTCCACCACCCTGGTCGTCGTCGCCCTGGTCATCCAGGTCAGCGTCCTCGCCCGGCTCCAACTGCCGGGCGCGGTCCCGGACCTGGTGCTGCTCACGGTGCTCGGCCTCGCCCTGGTCTACGGCCACGTGGGCGGCGCCCTCGTCGGCTTCGGCGCCGGACTCCTCGCGGACCTGGCACCGCCGGCCGACCACGCCGCCGGGCGGTACGCCCTGGTCCTGTGCGTCGTCGGCTACCTCGCGGGCCTGGCCAAGCCGGAGACCGGACGCCTCAGGTCCGCCACCGGGCCGCTCGTCGTGGTCGTCGGCGCCGCCATCGGGTCGACCCTCCTGTACGCGGGCGTGGGCGCCCTCGTCGGGGACACCGCCGCCCGCCACGTGGGCCTGGGTGGGCTCCTCTTCACGGCCGCCCTGTACGACCTGCTGCTCGCGCCGTTCACGGTGCCGCTGATCATCGCGCTCGCCCGCAGAGCCGAGAACGACCCGCTGGGGGAGAACTCTCCGGCCAACAAGACCACGGACGTCTCGTCCGGCTGGCTCTCCTCGGGCACAGGGCTGCGCATCGGCAACCAGCGCGGCGGCCTGCGGATGAAGGCGGCCAAGGCCCGCGTCGCGCGCGCCGGACGCATCAAGGGGGTCAAGCGCCTGTGA